The Streptococcus sp. oral taxon 431 nucleotide sequence AAGCATCCCCTGTATCTTCAATAATATCTGCAGCATTAAAGACATAACCATCATCCGTTGTATATCGACCTTGTGCTCTGGCAGCAAGAACTTCCTCACTTGCACTACCACTATCTGATGTGTGTTCTTGTTTTTGCTGCTCGATTTGTTCTTTGGTACGGACATTATCAGCATGGCTAGCATCCTTTAGATAGACATAGTATTTGCCGTCCACTTTGATGATATAGCCACCTTTAATCTCATTGACAATATCTTGATCACGCAACTGATAGTTCGGATCTTTCATGACCAGTTCTTCGCTAAAGATAGCATCATAAGGCACCTTACCATTATAGTAATGGAAATGGTCGCCGTGGGACGTCACATAACCTTGATCAGTGATCTTGGTAACAATCTGTTCAGCTTCTATTCCTTCCTTCTTGCTAACTTGGTCTGGTGTCAGAGATTCATTCTTCTTAGCTTCAGATCCTTTACCGTCAACATAGGAAACACGATTGTCATCTTTTTTCTCAGGTGCTTGATGTTGATTTAAAGCATAAACGCAGACACTTAAAGCAAGGACCACTGCAGATCCTGCTAAATATTTTTTATTAATCTTCATAATCTCCTCATTTCAATTCTTCAGCTAAGATAGCCATATTTTCTTCTAGGTTTTCTAAGTAGGACTTGTCATTTTGTGGGTCTGCCTCTAAAGGATTGAGGGTTTTCAGACTCACACCTGTTGATTTGACAAGTGTATCAGCTACCTTTGATGAAGCGTTACTCTCTGTAAAGATGGTTTTGACCTTATAAGTCTTTACAAATTCCTGGATTTCAGTCAATTGTCTTGGACTTGGTTCTTGGTCAGGAGAGATTCCTGCAATCCCAAGCTGATTGAGTCCAAATCGTTTTGCCAAATATGAAAAGGCTGTGTGTTGGGTCACAAATGTCTTTTGATTTGCTTTTTCAAAGATGGGTTGGTATTTCTTAGTTAAGTCATGAGCTTTAGCACTAAGGTTCTGTGCATTTTTCTGATAGGTATCCTTGTTGGCACTGTCCAGTTCGGATAACTTATCAGCAATTATCTGTGCTTCTTCTGCAACCTTTTCAGGATCTAACCAAGTGTGTGGATCGTACAAGGTCTTCTCATCAATCCCATCTCCAGCCTGCATATCTTCTAACCCAGGCACGCGCTCCAAGGTCATACCTTCAGATGCTTCCAACACCTTTACCTTGGACTTTTGTAGGCTTGGATCCAAACTTCCCGCCCATGACTCTAATGTATGAGAATGATAAACAAAAACATCGGCATCATAGATGGCTGCAATATCATTTGCAGAAGGTTCAAAGGAATGGATACCAGAACTAGACTGAATCATCCGAACATCATTTAGATTACCTGAAACCTCTTTGACCATAGCATAGACAGGATAAAAACTGGTCACAATCTTCATCCCCTTAGTTTCATCACTCTTGTCTTGACT carries:
- a CDS encoding metal ABC transporter solute-binding protein, Zn/Mn family, with the translated sequence MKKRTILWLMLAFFALVLGACGQKTSQDKSDETKGMKIVTSFYPVYAMVKEVSGNLNDVRMIQSSSGIHSFEPSANDIAAIYDADVFVYHSHTLESWAGSLDPSLQKSKVKVLEASEGMTLERVPGLEDMQAGDGIDEKTLYDPHTWLDPEKVAEEAQIIADKLSELDSANKDTYQKNAQNLSAKAHDLTKKYQPIFEKANQKTFVTQHTAFSYLAKRFGLNQLGIAGISPDQEPSPRQLTEIQEFVKTYKVKTIFTESNASSKVADTLVKSTGVSLKTLNPLEADPQNDKSYLENLEENMAILAEELK